The genomic region ATCACGGGCCCGCTCATGCGCCGTCTCCTCGCGCTTATCGGCCGGGACGCACGCGGATCGCGCCGCCGCGCCGCTCGCCGCCGGCCGAATCCGCCGTCATCCGCCGGGCGCCGATGACGATCTCGTCACCGGCCTTCAGTCTTGTCGGTCACCACCTCGACCCAGGCGTTGTCGGCGATCCCGAAGCGCACGGGCACCGGCTCGAGATGCGCGCCGTCGGCGGCCTTGAGCCACAGCAGATCACGCCCCGCCCGGGCCGGACCATCCGCCGGGCCGGCCGCGGCCGCGCGGCGCGGGCCCTGTGCGGAGAGCGCGTTCCCCGCAACGAATTCCGGCCGCGGCCGGAAACGCATGGCCGCCACCGGCGCGCGCAGCACGTCATGGCGCTCGGCGGTGATGATGGAGACCGTCGCCGTCATGCCGGGCAGCAGCTTCTCCCCGGGATTGGCGGCGGAGATGATGACCGTGTAGGTGACGACGTTCTGCTCGGTCTTCGGCGACTTGCGGATCTGCACGACCTCGCCGGTGAAGGTCTCGTCGGGGTAGGCGTCGACGGTGAACTCCGCCTTCTGGCCGAGCTTCACCTCGCCGATGTCCGCCTCGTCCACCGAGGCCTCCACCTGCATGCGCGTGAGATCCTCGGCGATCCGGAAGAGGGTGGGGGTCTGGAAGCTGGCCGCCACCGTCTGGCCCGGGTCCACGGCCCGCTCGATGACGATGCCGTCGATGGGCGAGCGGATGATCGTGCGCGCGAGATCCACCTTCGCCTGTTCGAGAAAGGCCTCGCGCTGGCTCACCTGGGCCTTCGCGGTCGCGATCTGGGCCTCGGCCGTCTTCACCTGCGCGCGGGCGTTCTCCAGCGCCAGCGCCTGGGTGTCGAGATCGGACTGGGAAAGATGCCCCTCCTCGCGCAGACGCCGGCGGCGCTCCATCTCCCGCTCCTCGCGCCTGAGCGCGGCGCGGGCGCGCGCGAGCTCCGCCTCGGCCATCTGGACATTGGCGCGCGCGACCGCAAGCTCGGCCTCGGCCTGGCGCACGGCGGCCTCGAAGCGCGCCGGATCGATGCGCGCGATCGGCTGGCCGGCCGTGACGCGGGAGTTGAAATCCACCCAGATCTTGTCGATCTGGCCGGAGACCTGCGAGCCCACCTCCACCGTCCGCACGGCGGAAAGCTTGCCCGTCGCGGTCACCACCCGGCGGATGTCGCCGCGCGTGAGCTTTGCCGTCTCGAAACGGATCGGCGCGCTTTCGCCGCCGCCGGGCAGGAACAGCCAGATCAGGCCCGCGGCGAGCAGGCCGAGGATGGCGCTGGCGACGGGATGGCGCCGCACCGCGCCGATGGCGCCGGCGATCGACCGGCCACCGGACTTCGTCGCGTCGGTTGTCATCGTCAGGAACCGTATCTCGTGATTCCCCGCTGTCGTGGAAGGGCGCAACCCCGCACCGCCGGAGCCGTCGCCCGGGCATGCCCGCGCCCTTCTTGCGCATTCTGGTGACACATGCGAGCAAAGTCCATGTAAACGATGGATTCGCGATGACAAGGGCGGCGGCGGGCGCCGGCCCGGTGGTGCGGAAGGCGGGCGCGATGGTCGCGGTGGTCGAACGGATCCCGGAGCTGCGCGAGCGGATCGCGGACTGGCGCAGGAGCGGCGCGCGGGTCGCGCTGGTGCCGACGATGGGCGCCCTGCACGCGGGCCACCGGGCGCTCGTGCGGCTGGCGCGCGAGGCGGCGGAGCGCGTCGTCGTCTCGATCTTCGTCAATCCGCGGCAGTTCGGCCCGAACGAGGATTATGCCCGCTATCCGAGGACCCTCGAAGCCGATCTCGAGGCATTGCGGGAAGAGGGGGCGGATGCGGCCTTCGTGCCGGCGGTGGCGGAGATGTATGCGCCCGGGTTCGCCACGGAGGTCGACCGTGCGGGGGCTCGAGCGAGGAGCTCGAGGGGGCGCACCGGCCGGGGCATTTCGACGGGGGTTGCGACGGTGGTGACCAAGCTGCTGATCCAGAGCCTGCCGGATGCGGCCGTCTTCGGCGAGAAGGACTGGCAGCAGCTCGTGCTCGTGCGCCGGCTGGTGGCGGATCTGGACCTGCCGGTGCAGCATCCTGCGCGTGTCCCGATCGTGCGCGAGCCGGACGGGCTGGCGCTGTCGTCGCGCAACCTCTACCTGTCGCCGGCCGCGCGCCGGATCGCACCGCGCCTCTACGAAACGCTCCGGCACCTCAAGGCCGCGGCCGAGGCCGGCGAGGCGCCGCTCCGCGCGCTCGAGGACGAGGGGCGCCGGCGGCTGCTTGCAGGCCGGCTTCGAGGCCGTGGACTATCTGACCTTCCGCGATGCCGACACCCTCGAACCCGTCGCCGATCTCGCGCGGCCGGTGCGCCTGCTTGCGACCGCGCGGCTTGAAGGCGTGCGGCTGCTCGACAACCTCGCCGTCGGTCCCGCCCAGGCGCGCGCGGCGCGCGGCCGTGAGCGCCGCAACTGCACCATGGATGAGGGCGCGCCCCTCTGGGCATCCGGCGCGAATTTTCCGTAGGAGCGGCCATGGAGCGGACGGATGGAGCAGGGCGGGGGCCGGCGCGGTTCCGGCTCGACGGAGACCTCGGGAGGAGCGGAAGATGATCGCGAGCAGAGCGGACCCGCGTGCTCGCCACGTGATGCCGGCGGCGGCCGCGCTGATGGCCGCGGGCGCCGTCCTTGCGGCCTGCGATCGCGGCGGCGAGAAGGCGGGCGGGAAAGCGGAAGAGGCCAACGGCACGGTGTCGCAGCAGCAGACGGCCGAGCATGCCCCATCTCTGGCTCGAGGACATCCAGGGCGAAAAGGCGCTCGCCTGGGTGCGCGAGCAGAATGAAAAGAGCCTGAAGGTTCTGGCCGGCGACCCGCGCTACGAGCCGGCGTACGAGCGTATCCTCAAGATCCATCAGTCGCCGGACCGCATTCCCTACGGCGTTTTGAGGGCCGGCCACGTCGACAATTTCTGGCAGGACGAGACGCATGTCCGCGGGCTGTGGCGGCGCACGACGCTCGCCTCCTACAAGACGGATTCCCCGGCCTGGGAGGTGCTGCTGGATGTCGACCGGCTGGCGGAGCAGGAGGGCGAGAACTGGGTGTGGAAGGGCGCGACCTGCCTGCCGCCCGCCTATACCCGCTGCATGGTCTCGCTTTCGCGCGGCGGCGGCGACGCGGTCGTGGTGCGGGAGTTCGACACGACGACGAAGAGCTTCGTCGACGGCGGCTTCGTCGCTTCCCGAGGGCAAGCAGTGGCTCGCCTGGATCGACGCCGACCACCTGCTGGTCGCAACGCCCCATGCCGGCGGCATGGTGAACACCTCCGGCTATCCGCGCACGATCCGGATCTGGAAGCGCGGCGAGCCGCTGGAGAAGGCGCCGACCATCTTCACCGGCGCCGAGACGGACGCCTTCGCCTTTCCCGTCGTCGACCATGCGCCGGACGGCAGCCACGAGGCCTTCGTGATCCAGGCGCCGGACTTCTTCCACCAGACGGTCTACCATGTGGGTGCCGACGGCACGCTGCACCGGCTGCCGCTGCCCGATGACGTGGATTTCAAGGGCGTCTTTGCCGGCCAGGTCATCGTCCAGCTGCGCTCGGCCTGGGAGCTGGGCGAGGTCGCGGGCCGGCTGGCGGAAGGCGCCGTCGTGTCGGTGCCGCTGGCCGAGCTCGTCCAAGGGCCGCACCGACGGCGCGTCCGTCGTCGTCGCGCCCACGAACCGGATCACGGTGCGCGACGTCGCGATCGGGCGCGATGCGGTCTTCGTCGAGATCCTGGACAATGTGAAGGGCCGGCTGCTGCGCGTGACGCCGCGGGCCCGGCGGCTGGCGGAGCGCGCGCGTGGATCTGCCGGGCGACGGCACGGTCTCCGTCACCTCCACGGATGCCTTCACCGACGCCGTCTTCGTGAACTACGAAAGTTTCCTCGAGCCCGACACGCTCTACGTGATCGAGGGCGCGGGCGCGCCGCAGGCGATCAAGGCCCTGCCGCCGCAGTTCGACGCGGGCCCCTATGTGGTGGAGCAGTTCTTCGCCGAGAGCGAGGACGGGACCCAGGTTCCCTATTTCCTGATCCACCGCCGGGACATGCCGCTACGACGGCACGACGCCGACGATCCTCTACGGCTACGGCGGCTTCGAGATCGCGCTCACCCCGCAGTATCTCTCGCCGCTCGCGATCGAGTGGCTGCGCGAGGGGGGCGCCTATGCGGTCGCCAACATCCGCGGCGGCGGCGAGTTCGGCCCGCGCTGGCACCGGGCGGCGCTGAAGGAGAACCGGCCGAAGGCCTATGCGGACTTCGCGGCGGTGGCCTATGACCTCGTGGCGCGCAAGGTCACCACGCCGAAGCGCCTCGGAATCTACGGCCGCTCGAACGGCGGGCTGCTGGTGACCGCCACCATGGTCCGCTACCCCGAGCTCTTCGGGGCCGTGGCGGCCGGCGTGCCGCTCACCGACATGCTGCGCTACCACAAGCTGCTCGCCGGCGCGTCCTGGATCGGCGAATACGGCAACCCGGACGATCCGGCCGAGCGCGCCTTCATCGCGACCTACTCGCCTTACCAGAACCTGAAGGAAGGGGTGGCCTATCCGCCGATCTTCTTCATCACCTCGACGCTCGACGACCGGGTGCACCCGGGCCATGCCCGCAAGATGGCGGCGAAAATGATGGCGATGGGCAAGGAGGTGCTCTATTACGAGAACACCCAGGGCGGCCACGCCGGGGCGGCGAACCTGCCCGAGCGCGCCCGCTACGACGCCCTGATCCTCGTTTTCATGCTCCAGAAGCTGAAGGACCCCTTCGCCGCCCCCGCCGACGGCGGCGGGCAGGGGGCTGACGCCGGCGGCTGAGCGGGAGGGCGCCCGGTCGCCGCCGGGAGACCGGTCGCCGCCGGGAGAACTGGCACGGGCCCGCAACGAGGGGGCCGGCGGCTCGCGCCGGCCCCCTTTTCTTGCGTGCGTCCGATCCTAGATTCTGTCATCCGGTTCAAGATGCTGTGCCGCGATGGCAAGCTGGCGGACGGGTTGTTGGAGCAGGGAGGAACAGCACATGTCGTGGGCACTGCAGGGCGCTTTCCTTCGCCTTCTCGTGTGCATGCTTGCTGCGCTTGCGCTGGCCGGGTGCCGGCCATGACGCCGCCGGTCGCCTGGTCGCAGGTGATCGAGGGCGCGAGCGAGCGCCAGCATTTCACACCGGGCGACAGGGTGATCTATGAAGCCGATCTCGTGCGTTGTCCGGTCGGCGAGTTCCTGCCGGAATGGCGGATCCTGCGCGGCAGCTATGAATGCGCGCGCTTTGCCGACCGCATGTGGATCCGCTCGCTCGCGCACGGCACGACGCTGGCGCTCGTCCTGTCCGAGCCGCTGCCGGCGGAATTTTCCATCGAATTCGTGATCCACGGGTTTGCGCCGGGCAATCCGCGCCTCGAGCTCGCCCTGCATCCCGACAGCGTCCTGCCGGCGATGGAGGCGGGCGATGCAATATGCGGCCGGGCGCGACCAGCTCGTGTTCGCTTAACCTGCCGGCGGAGGGAGATGCGATCTTCGCCGCCAAGGACCAGCCGGCCGGGTGCTCTGGCCGGCCGGGCGGATTTCGAGGCGCGGCTTGCGCCCGGTCCGCGATCACGCGATCGCGCTGCAGCTGCGGCGCGGCCAGATCCGCTTCTTCGTCGACGGCGCACGGGTCGGCCACAGGCCGCTGCGGCCGGGCGCGCCGATCCGGGTGATGACGATGCGCTTTCTGGCGCAGCTTCGATGCGCCCCAGCCCTTCGCCGAGGCGCCGGTGCTGGTGGGCGGCATCCGCATCGCGGCCTACGGCGGCGCGGAGGCCGCGCCGGAGGCCTGAGGCCGATCTCATCCGCGCGCTCGGCGCCGAGCGGACGGCGGAGGGGCTCAAGGTGACGCTGGCCGAGGCGATCCTCTTCGATCTCGGCCGCTGGGAGCTCAAGCCCGAGGCCGGGCGGGTGCTGGACCGGCTGGCGCGGCTAGCGAGGCTGCGGCAGGGCGAGGTGCTCGTCGAAGGCCACACCGACGATCTGGGCTCCGAGAGCTTCAACCGCGTGCTCTCCGAGCTGCGGGCGCATGTGGTGGCGCTGGCGCTGGCGCGCCGCGGCGTGGATCCGGCCCGGATCATCGGCGCGCGGCTGGGGCGAGGAGCGGCCGCTCGTGCCGAACACATGCGTCGGACGAGAACCGCGCGCGCAACCGCCGCGTGGAGGTGCTCCTGCGCGAGCCGCAGGCGGATCGGCGCTAGCGGGCCGCGGGCGCCGGGATCAGGGGTCGCGGCCGACCGCATAGAGCGCCCAGGTCGCCGCCTCCACCGCAAAGAAGCAGGAGCATCGCGGGCACAAATCCCGCCTCGCCGAAGGCACAGCCAGATCGCGATGGCCCCCAGCGAGAAGCGCGGCGAGCACCAGCGCCAGCATCGAGGCGGGAAGGCGGCGAGCGGCCGGCCGGTGCGCGCCAAGATCCAGCGCCCGCGCCAGCGGGCTGCCGCAGGGCGTGGAGCAGCCCGAGCGGCGCCACATGGGCGACGAGCAGGCCGCCGGCGAACAGGCCGATGAGAAGCGCGTTCGCGTATTGGCCGGGGTGCCGGTCCGAAAGCGCCATGCCGAAGCCGAGGACGACCGCCAGGAACGGTCCGGCGGCCAGCAGCACGCCCCGCAGCATGACGATGCCGCCCGCAATCAGCGCGCAGGAGAGCGGCTCGGGGATCCTGTCCCGGCCGGCCGCATCCGCGAGCAGCCGCACGAAGAGGATGACGAAGGCGCAGAAGAGGGCAAGGCCGAGTCCCACGCCCGGAAGCAAGAGGCGGCCGGTCGCGGCCAGCAGCGGCAGCAGCAGATCCCACCGCCGGCGGTTCCACGAGCAACCGCATGATCCGCAGCACAAGCAGTCTGCCCATGACCGCGTCTCCGGCAGTTCCGCCTCTCCTCTTGCGGGCCGTGTCCCGCGCATCAGCCGCTCGTTTCCGCGGCAGCGGCGGCCGACAGCCGCGCGACCGGCCCGGCGCCGGACGCGCTCGGTGGCCGACTTCAGTTGTCCACAGGCAGCCATGATGTCGCGCCCGCGGGGCGTGCGGATCGGCGCCGAGATGCCGGAGGAGAAGATGATCTCGGAGAAGCGCGCGATCCGCGCCCGGTCCGAGCAGACATAGGGGCTGCCCGGCCAGGGATTGAAGGGGATCAGGTTGACCTTGGCCGGAATGCGCCAGGCGCGCGCAGCAGCCGCACCAGCTCGCGGGCATCGGCGTCCGAATCGTTGACGCCCTTCAGCATCACGTATTCGAAGGTGATGCGGCGCGCGTTGTTGGCGCCGGGATAGCGGGCGCAGGCGTCGAGCAGCTCGGCGATCTTCCATTTGCGGTTCAAGGGCACGATCTCGTCGCGGATCTCGTCGCGCACGGCGTGCAGCGAGACGGCGAGATTGACGCCGATCTCCTCGCCGCAGCGGGCCATCATCGGCACGACGCCGGCGGTGGACAGCGTGATGCGCCGGCGCGAGAGCTGGATGCCCGCCTCGTCCATGACGGTGAGCAGCGCCTTCTTCACATTGTCGAAGTTGTAGAGCGGCTCGCCCATGCCCATCATGACGATGTTGGTGATCCGGCGCTCGGCCGTCGGCGCCGCCCAGTCGCCGAGCGCGTCGCGGGCCAGCATCACCTGGCCCAGGATCTCGGCGGATGTGAGATTGCGCACGAGCCGCATGGTGCCCGTGTGGCAGAAGCGGCAGTTCAGGGTGCAGCCGACCTGGCTCGAGACGCACAGCGTGCCGCGGTCCTCGTCGGGGATGAAGACGGTCTCGATCTCCGACCCGTCGGCCAGTCTGAGCAGCCATTTGCGCGTGCCGTCGGTGGAGGTCAGCGCGGTCACCACCTCGGGCCGCGAGATGCGGAAATGTTCCGCCAGCCGCGCGCGCAGGTCCTTCGCGATGTTGGTCATGGCCGCGAAATCGGTCGCGCCGCGGTGATGCACCCAGTGCCAGAGCTGCTGCGTGCGCATCCGCACCTCGCGCTCCGGCACGCCGAGCCGCAGGAGCGCGGCCTTCAGCTCGTCGCGCGAAAGCGCGAGAAGGTCCACGCGCCCGTCACCCGCCGCCGGATCGGGGCGCGGGACGACCACGGGCTCCACCGGCCCCGGTGCCGCCATCGGTGCTGTCGCGGTCATGACCTGCCGTCCGCTTCCGCAAGAACCGCCGCCGGCGGCCACTGCCGCCCGCCGGCGTGACATAGGGGCCGTCGGCCCCCGAATCAATCGCTAGGATACCCCGCAGGCCCGGGAGATGGCGTTGTAGGCGGCGGTGAAGCCCCTGAGCGAGTAGCGGTCCGTGGTAGTCGTCCCGCGCTCGGAGACGCCGACGACCGTCATCTCGAGGCCGCGCTTCATGGCGGCGACCAGCCGCCGGTCGTCCTTCTCCGAATAGGTCCAGGCGCCATCGCCCTCGGTGAAAAGCTTCACCCGCGTCCCGCCATCGACGGTGACCGTGACCTCCGAGCCCTTCTTCAAGGGATGGCCCATCACGAAGTTCACCTGGTCGCGGATCTTCGCCCGCGGGCGATGGGTGACGGTGACGTAGATCTTCCCGCGCCGGGCGTCCCTGCGGCTGGCGGACCAGGATTTCGGCACCGAGACCATGTAGCAGATCTTCTGGCCGTTGCGTTCATCAAGCGTGAAGGCGTCCCAGTCATGGTAGCCGCCGAGAAACTGCGGCTTCGTATCCTGGGCCGGGGCCGGGCCGGACGGCGCGGCCAGCAGCACGGCCGCCAGCAGCCCCGCCCGCAGCGCCGGACGCCGCCGGCCGATCCTTTCCGTCGCGGTCTGCGCCATCGCCTTGCGTCCGCCTTCCGATTCCGCCTGCCGGATCCTCACCCGCCCCCCGCAAGATGCCGGCGGAAGCGGACGTCGCCGTGGACGTGCGGTGGCAGCTTCTCGCTCGGTCCGCCGGCGCGCACGGGGCGCGGGGCGAAGCGACCGTAGGAGATCAGCCGGTCATACATCAAGATCGCGCCGGCGGTGGCCACGTTCAGCGAAAAGCGCGTCGGGATCTTCACCACGAAATCGCAGCGCGCCAGCGTCTCGGCCGACAGCCCCAGCCGCTCGCCGTTCGCTCATCCTGGGCCAAAGACCTGGTCCAAAGGCCGGTTCCGCCAAAAGCGGGCGCGAGGCCAGCCAGATTTAACAGGGAAATCCCGTAAAACATGCGCAACGCATACGAATTGCACGTTTTTGTTGACAAAGCTTGTGCACGCAGGTATCCTGCCAATGCATTTGGGGAGCGGGGGAACATCACATCGCTAGTCCGCCGGCACGTGGCGAGTCGCGCCTTTGCGCAACGGTTGCGCGGTCGACGCCGCATTCGGCGAAAAGCCTGGCGACTTGCAGGGAGTGGCTCACTTGGCGTCCGGTCGCAGGCACTGCATGAAAGGGAGCATCATGATGGAAAAGGGCAAAACGAAACTTCTCATGTCAGCGACGGCAGCGGTGGTGAGCGGCGTGTTGTCGGCCCCTGCCTTCTATCAAGGGGCGGTAACTGCGCTGCAGTTTGATGAGCACGGCCGTGTGGAGGCTGTTGCTGAGCGTGTAACGAGCGAGTCTCAAGTGCAGGATGAAACCGTGCCGGGAACCTCGTCGGCTGTTGATTTCTTAAACTTGGATAAAGAAAATCGGCAGAGGTTCAAAGAGTTCTGGTTGGCAAACAACGGAACCTGCAAAGGAAATGGTCAATGTTGCTGTAGCAACCCGAAGTTAGCCTAGGACATGCGCAAATGAAGGCGGAAGGGGGCAATCCCCTTCCCCTTCTTCGATATCATCATCAACAAGAAGGATGGGCTCTTAAATGTTTAACGATCGATTTATAGATCAAAGAAAGGAAGAAATATTATATTACTTGTTATCGCCGAGGTTTCTTGATCTTATTATCCTACCAACTGAAAAATGCAATTTTAGATGCAGGTATTGCTATGAGTCGTTTTCTATAGGGAAAATGGGTCAAGAAGTAGTTGATGGAATTATGAATCTTATCAAGGCCAGAGCACCGTCTTTAGATTTACTAACCATTCATTTTTTTGGTGGGGAACCTTTGTTGGCACATAGCCACATCGTCCGAATTTGCCGGGCATCGATGGCTGCTATGGAAACGGGGAAATTTTTCTATTATGCGATGGCAACTACGAATGGGTATTTATTAACACAAGAACGCGCGAATCTGTATTATTCGATTGGTCTAAAGAGATATCAAATTACGTTTGATGGAACCAAGAACGTGCACGATTTGTGGCGGGCGAAATATGGGGGTGGAGGTACCTTTGACACAATATGGTCTAATCTTAAAGGACTTAGATCGCTACCGCATGATTTAGAGGTGCTCGTGCGCTTGCATTTGATGCCAGGAAGGGAGGATGATGCGGAGAGATTTGTTGTAATGTTTGGTCAGGAATTCGGTGGAGACAAGAGGTTTAAGATTTTCTTCAAGGAGGTGGCTCATTTGGGTAGCAACAATGATAAAGAAATAGAAGTGTTTAATCCTGCATCAAATGAGTATAACAGTCTTGTGTCATATCTAGCATCGTTGCTTCCGGTAGAAAACTTGGACAATCAAGAAAGCGATGCATCTATAATAGTGAATAATATTTGCTATGCATCTAGGGCAAATTCGTTTGTAATTCGTGCCAATGGTGATATCGGGAAATGCACAGTCGCCTTGGATAGCGATCGGAATCGCGTTGGCAGGATTCTTCCGGACGGTCGCATCATCCTCGATCCGGAAGCCGTGGGGCAATGGCTGGTCGGCTTGGATACTCTGCGCCCCGATGATTTGCGCTGCCCCTTGCATGCCGTGAGCAGCACGCCTACGCCGAAAGTCGGGCTCGCCGGGCGAGCGATGGAAGAGTGAGCATTGGGCTGGGAGGGGTGCCGTGACGCGAGGGATGGCAACAGTCGGGCTCGCAATCGCTGGCGTTTTCGTTTTTCTTGCGGCATTTTTCGCATACTGGAATGCGAGCTACAACCGGTGGATGCCGCACCACGACCGGATCTTCCGGATCCATGGTACCCTTCTGCTTCCGGGCATGGAACCGCAGAGCTTTCCGTACGCGCCCGGGCCGTTGAAGGATGCGCTTGAAGCGCAGCTGGAAGGGCGGCGCCTTAAGGGGGTCGTGCGGATCTTCGCACAGGAGGTGCAGCTGCGTACGCCTGAGCGCACGCTGGATGCGCGCGTCCACTACGCCGATGAGAGCTTCTTTACCGTTTTCGACTGGCCTCTCGCTGCCGGTGATGCGGAGCGGTTCGCCTCCAATCCTTCAGCGGTATTCGTCACGGAACGCATGGCGCACAAGCTCTTCGGCGGGGCCCCGGCGATCGGTCGACGGATCACCGTAACCGATGGGAGCCGCAGGCGCGAGCTGGTCGTGGCGGGAGTCATGCGAGACTGGCCCGAGAACACGACTGAAGATCTGCGCATCGACCTTCTTGCACGTATCCGCGAATCCGA from Rhodothalassiaceae bacterium harbors:
- a CDS encoding hypothetical protein (possible pseudo, frameshifted), whose amino-acid sequence is MTATAPMAAPGPVEPVVVPRPDPAAGDGRVDLLALSRDELKAALLRLGVPEREVRMRTQQLWHWVHHRGATDFAAMTNIAKDLRARLAEHFRISRPEVVTALTSTDGTRKWLLRLADGSEIETVFIPDEDRGTLCVSSQVGCTLNCRFCHTGTMRLVRNLTSAEILGQVMLARDALGDWAAPTAERRITNIVMMGMGEPLYNFDNVKKALLTVMDEAGIQLSRRRITLSTAGVVPMMARCGEEIGVNLAVSLHAVRDEIRDEIVPLNRKWKIAELLDACARYPGANNARRITFEYVMLKGVNDSDADARELVRLLRAPGAFRPRST
- a CDS encoding RND transporter — protein: MTTDATKSGGRSIAGAIGAVRRHPVASAILGLLAAGLIWLFLPGGGESAPIRFETAKLTRGDIRRVVTATGKLSAVRTVEVGSQVSGQIDKIWVDFNSRVTAGQPIARIDPARFEAAVRQAEAELAVARANVQMAEAELARARAALRREEREMERRRRLREEGHLSQSDLDTQALALENARAQVKTAEAQIATAKAQVSQREAFLEQAKVDLARTIIRSPIDGIVIERAVDPGQTVAASFQTPTLFRIAEDLTRMQVEASVDEADIGEVKLGQKAEFTVDAYPDETFTGEVVQIRKSPKTEQNVVTYTVIISAANPGEKLLPGMTATVSIITAERHDVLRAPVAAMRFRPRPEFVAGNALSAQGPRRAAAAGPADGPARAGRDLLWLKAADGAHLEPVPVRFGIADNAWVEVVTDKTEGR
- a CDS encoding hypothetical protein (possible pseudo, frameshifted) yields the protein MAYDLVARKVTTPKRLGIYGRSNGGLLVTATMVRYPELFGAVAAGVPLTDMLRYHKLLAGASWIGEYGNPDDPAERAFIATYSPYQNLKEGVAYPPIFFITSTLDDRVHPGHARKMAAKMMAMGKEVLYYENTQGGHAGAANLPERARYDALILVFMLQKLKDPFAAPADGGGQGADAGG
- a CDS encoding hypothetical protein (possible pseudo, frameshifted); the protein is MDLPGDGTVSVTSTDAFTDAVFVNYESFLEPDTLYVIEGAGAPQAIKALPPQFDAGPYVVEQFFAESEDGTQVPYFLIHRRDMPLRRHDADDPLRLRRLRDRAHPAVSLAARDRVAARGGRLCGRQHPRRRRVRPALAPGGAEGEPAEGLCGLRGGGL